In Pseudothermotoga sp., one genomic interval encodes:
- a CDS encoding OsmC family protein produces the protein MDVKFSVSAKSETPSRVVVKARNFTMYVDEPPQLGGDDKGANPVEYLLAALAGCINVVGHLVAKEMNIRLDELSIDIEGTLNPARLQGRSFQERAGYKQINVNIKVKSNASEDLLTKWLKSVEDRCPVSDNIENPTPLKFHLSRI, from the coding sequence ATGGATGTCAAATTCTCTGTAAGTGCGAAATCGGAAACTCCTTCGAGAGTTGTGGTGAAAGCGAGAAATTTCACAATGTACGTCGATGAACCACCTCAGCTTGGAGGAGACGATAAAGGTGCAAATCCAGTGGAATATTTGCTCGCGGCATTAGCGGGTTGTATCAATGTCGTGGGCCACTTGGTCGCCAAGGAGATGAACATAAGGTTGGACGAACTGAGTATAGACATTGAAGGTACCCTTAACCCCGCACGCCTTCAAGGAAGATCTTTCCAAGAGAGGGCTGGTTACAAACAGATCAATGTAAATATCAAGGTTAAAAGCAATGCTTCGGAAGATTTACTCACGAAATGGCTCAAGTCAGTGGAAGATAGGTGCCCTGTTTCAGATAACATTGAAAATCCAACACCGTTGAAGTTTCACCTGTCTAGAATTTAA